A single window of Stigmatopora nigra isolate UIUO_SnigA chromosome 20, RoL_Snig_1.1, whole genome shotgun sequence DNA harbors:
- the LOC144213459 gene encoding uncharacterized protein LOC144213459 isoform X1 — protein MMQTKVVLHKPEGFRNYLGADGQESVDLEGEVNSLQIKEEEPAFPQEHMGDEQLPIKKEEDHFTWLQGESLKDDLGVSSEGAEPANDSWPQIKEEEPEFSQQCKREEQPPIKNGECVKWSTGDSFKSEDDLGVANRGAENVIPPLSDGNDLLFDDDDVDVKKNLSGDKLCKCVQCGKTFSQRFNLNRHLRSHTGEKPFPCSVCGQTFTRKGHLIRHERIHTGEKPFSCLICGQTFTRNEDLITHERIHTGEKPFSCTVCGQTFTRKGYLISHARTHTGEKPFSCLVCGKAFSQKDCLIRHTRTHTGEKPFSCSVCGKTFTERGTLKSHIRSHTGEKPFPCSVCGKTFKERGTLKVHIRTHTGEKPFSCSVCGKTFTEKGMLTRHIRIHTAEKPFLCSVCGKTFTEKGALRKHIRIHIAEKTFLCSVCGKTFTNKRNLKRHTRIHTGEQCFLAQSVATDSL, from the exons atgatgcaaactAAAGTTGTTCTTCACAAACCCGAAG gtttcagaaatTATCTTGGTGCTGATGGGCAGGAGTCTGTTGACCTTGAAGGGGAAGTCAATTCCctccaaatcaaagaggaggagccagcgTTCCCTCAAGAACACATGGGAGACGAGCAACTTCCaattaaaaaggaggaagatcatttcacctggttaCAGGGTGAGTCCTTGAAGGATGATCTGGGCGTGTCCAgcgaaggggcggagcctgcaaatgactcatggccccaaattaaagaggaggagccagagttctctcaacagtgcaaaagagaagagcaaccTCCAATTAAAAACGGggaatgtgtcaaatggtcaactggtgattctttcaagagtgaagatgatctgggcgtggccaacagaggggcagaaaatgtaattcctcctttatcagatggcaacgACTTGCTTTTtgacgatgatgatgttgatgttaagaaaaatctcagtggcgacaaactctgcaaatgcgttcagtgtgggaaaacctttTCCCAAAGGTTTAATTTGAATAGACATTTGAGGAGCCACaccggtgaaaaaccatttccgtgttcagtttgtggtcagacatttacaCGGAAGGGACACTTAATTAGGCACGaaagaatccacactggtgaaaaaccattttcatgtttaatttgtggtcagacatttacaCGAAATGAAGACTTAATTACGCATGAAAGGAttcacacaggtgaaaaaccattttcgtgtacagtttgtggtcagacatttacaCGGAAGGGATacttaattagtcatgcaagaacacacacaggtgaaaagccattttcgtgtttagtttgcggtaaagccttttctcaaaaggaTTGCTTAAtaaggcacacaagaacccacactggtgaaaaaccattttcgtgttcagtttgtggtaaaacatttactgaAAGGGGAACGTTAAAATCCCACATAAGatcccacactggtgaaaaaccatttccgtgttcagtttgtggtaaaacatttaaagaaaGGGGAACGTTAAAAGTCcacataagaacccacactggtgaaaaaccgttttcttgttcagtttgtggtaaaacatttacagaaAAGGGAATGTTAACAAGACACATAAGAATCCACACTgctgaaaaaccatttttgtgctcagtttgtggtaaaacatttacagaaAAGGGAGCGTTAAGAAAACACATAAGAATCCACATtgctgaaaaaacatttttgtgctcagtttgtggtaaaactttTACAAATAAGAgaaatttaaaaagacacacaagaatccacactggagaacaatgttttcttGCTCAGTCTGTGGCCACAGATTCGCTGTAA
- the LOC144213459 gene encoding uncharacterized protein LOC144213459 isoform X2, whose amino-acid sequence MMQTKVVLHKPEGFRNYLGADGQESVDLEGEVNSLQIKEEEPAFPQEHMGDEQLPIKKEEDHFTWLQGESLKDDLGVSSEGAEPANDSWPQIKEEEPEFSQQCKREEQPPIKNGECVKWSTGDSFKSEDDLGVANRGAENETDGTNGGARRLGAQPAV is encoded by the exons atgatgcaaactAAAGTTGTTCTTCACAAACCCGAAG gtttcagaaatTATCTTGGTGCTGATGGGCAGGAGTCTGTTGACCTTGAAGGGGAAGTCAATTCCctccaaatcaaagaggaggagccagcgTTCCCTCAAGAACACATGGGAGACGAGCAACTTCCaattaaaaaggaggaagatcatttcacctggttaCAGGGTGAGTCCTTGAAGGATGATCTGGGCGTGTCCAgcgaaggggcggagcctgcaaatgactcatggccccaaattaaagaggaggagccagagttctctcaacagtgcaaaagagaagagcaaccTCCAATTAAAAACGGggaatgtgtcaaatggtcaactggtgattctttcaagagtgaagatgatctgggcgtggccaacagaggggcagaaaat gaaacggacgggaccaacggtggtgccagAAGACTGGGTGCTCAACCTGCAGTATAA